Part of the Planococcus plakortidis genome is shown below.
AGTAAAATCGGTTTCGGGATAGTAGGCGTCTTTCACTAACAAATTCGGGCCGAGACATTTAGCCGCTGGGCAATGGCAGCCGATTGTTTTGGCTAATGGCCGCTCCAGCCAGCGGTCAAGCATTGCCGGCAGGGAATCGTGCTGGATATTGCCCATCGCGGGTGTGTCGCCGAAATCCGTGACGATAACTTCGCCAGTGAAGATGTTCACATTGAGCCGTGAGCGTCCGTCCGGGTCATTGCGGACGGTGACGTTTTTGCTTGCATGGATGCGGTTCAAAAGTTGAATGTCTTCGTCGTTTCGGCTGCACGGGTAAAACGGCAATGTACCAAAGAGCATCCAGACATTCTCATCGCGGGCATCCAGTAATTCGTGAATCGATGTTCTCGTTTCATCGAGCGACAGCACTTCCAATTGGCTGGCGAAATCGCTTGGGTACATCGGATGCACTTCGTGGCGTGCGCATTTCATTTCTTCGATGATTTGCTTATGTATGTTCTTCAGATGAGGCAATGTCCGCTTGTTCAGCATCGTTTCTGCCGAGACCATAACGCCTGCTTCTGCGAGTGCACGGCTGTTGTCGATCATGCGCTGGAACTGTTCAGCCCGGCGCTCGCGAGACGGCTTGCGTTCCATATTGGCAAATCCGCCATCGACAAAATCATCGATGGT
Proteins encoded:
- the yfkAB gene encoding radical SAM/CxCxxxxC motif protein YfkAB, translated to MENQATTLRQITPQYDPWEAYMDIEDHGKLTLSSIEFTTTYLCNMRCEHCAVGYMLAHKDPDALPIELLVSRLDEIPHLRTISLTGGEPMFSKKSVANYVLPLLKYAHARGVRTQMNSNLTMPLDRYMEIAPYLDVLHISHNWGTIDDFVDGGFANMERKPSRERRAEQFQRMIDNSRALAEAGVMVSAETMLNKRTLPHLKNIHKQIIEEMKCARHEVHPMYPSDFASQLEVLSLDETRTSIHELLDARDENVWMLFGTLPFYPCSRNDEDIQLLNRIHASKNVTVRNDPDGRSRLNVNIFTGEVIVTDFGDTPAMGNIQHDSLPAMLDRWLERPLAKTIGCHCPAAKCLGPNLLVKDAYYPETDFTVQKAKITV